Genomic window (Syntrophorhabdaceae bacterium):
CTGTTCATAAAGGCGCCTTCGTTGATCCCCAGGAGACCGACGCCCACCAGATAGCCTCCTATGATACCGATGAAATCCGAGACGATCGTGAGGATGGGCAGCATGAGGAAGGACGCGACCACTCGCGGCACCACGAGATACTTGACCGGGCTCAAGGCCATCACGGTGAGTGCGTCTATCTGCTCGGTGATCCGCATGGTTCCGAGCTCGGCCGCCATTGCCGAACCGGCCCTTCCCGTCACCATAAGACCCGTCAATACGGGTCCCAGCTCGCGCGTCATGCTCAAGGCCACAATCACACCCACGAGCCCCTCAGCGCCAAATTTCTTGAAACCGTACGATGACTGCAACGCAAGCACCATGCCGGTAAACATGCCCGTGATAATGACCACGACAAGCGAACGGACACCCACAAACTCCATCTGTTTGAAGATATAATCGAACTTGAAAGGTCTCCGAAAACCGAAATAGAGGCACGTAAGGAACATAAGCGTAATGCCGCCCAATTCCTTGAGTGCCTGAAGCAGGGGTGATGTGATCGTTCGAAGAACCTTCTTAAACATAGACCCTGGGCACCCTCTTGGATATTTTGCAGAGAATCTCGTATGGGATAGTCCCTGCGTACCGGGCAAGCTCATCGGCAGTCACGGCTTGACCCCCATCCCTGCCGAGCAAGACCACTTCGTCCGCAACATCGACCCCATTTATATCCGTAATATCTACAAGTATCCAGTCCATGCACACTGTGCCAACAATACTGCATTTCCTTTGCTTTATCAACACAAAAGCTTTGTTGGAAAGGGCCCTCGGGTATCCGTCGGCATAGCCCACCGGCACGTAAGCGACTTTCGTATTCCGGCTCGTGATAAACGTTCTTCCGTAGCTTAAGCTATATCCCGCGGGAACATCGCGGACTAAAGCCACTCTCGACACAAATTTCATGACCTGCTTTATCGGAAACGTTTGAGCGAGTTCAATCGAGGGATGAGAGCCATAGAGGCCTATACCCGCGCGAACCATATCAAAATGGGCGTCCGGATAATTGATAATGGCCCCGCTATTTGCCATATGGGCTATCTTCGGCCGTATTCCTGCGGCGATAAGCGCCGCCTGCGCCTCACGAAACAAGGCCACCTGTTTCAATCCATAGTCGTCTCGCGTCTCCGAGGCGGAGAAATGACTCATGAGTCCTTCGCACGCCACGTTCCCCATGTTCTTGAGCGATTGCCCCACAAAGGCCATATCGGCAACGCTGAAGCCGAGCCTGCCCATGCCCGTGTCGATTTTGATGTGTGCTCTCACCGGCCTCGTCAAAGACGGACTCTCTTCTCCGATTCTTTTGAGTGTCTTCACATCGTAGAAAACA
Coding sequences:
- a CDS encoding ABC transporter permease, producing the protein MFKKVLRTITSPLLQALKELGGITLMFLTCLYFGFRRPFKFDYIFKQMEFVGVRSLVVVIITGMFTGMVLALQSSYGFKKFGAEGLVGVIVALSMTRELGPVLTGLMVTGRAGSAMAAELGTMRITEQIDALTVMALSPVKYLVVPRVVASFLMLPILTIVSDFIGIIGGYLVGVGLLGINEGAFMNRIERNLDLGDIYNGLVKAAVFGLIFSVVSCYKGYNTRGGAEGVGKATTEAVVIASVSILIADYILTSLMF
- the alr gene encoding alanine racemase, which gives rise to MGVSRAIAYIDLGALEENLAIARSRLAAGVKMLCVVKADAYGHGAIEVSRRLERLNVDYLGVASVEEGIQLRVAGIKTPILVMSGPFPWDALEPAVMNDLSLVFYDVKTLKRIGEESPSLTRPVRAHIKIDTGMGRLGFSVADMAFVGQSLKNMGNVACEGLMSHFSASETRDDYGLKQVALFREAQAALIAAGIRPKIAHMANSGAIINYPDAHFDMVRAGIGLYGSHPSIELAQTFPIKQVMKFVSRVALVRDVPAGYSLSYGRTFITSRNTKVAYVPVGYADGYPRALSNKAFVLIKQRKCSIVGTVCMDWILVDITDINGVDVADEVVLLGRDGGQAVTADELARYAGTIPYEILCKISKRVPRVYV